In a single window of the Vitis vinifera cultivar Pinot Noir 40024 chromosome 6, ASM3070453v1 genome:
- the LOC132253951 gene encoding flavonoid 3',5'-hydroxylase 2-like produces MAIDTSLLLELAAATLLFFITRFFIRSLLLKSSRKLPPGPKGWPLVGALPLLGNMPHVALAKMAKRYGPVMFLKMGTNSMVVASTPGAARAFLKTLDINFSNRPPNAGATLLAYHAQDMVFADYGARWKLLRKLSNLHMLGGKALEDWSQVRAVELGHMLRAMLELSQRAEPVVVPEMLTFSMANMIGQVILSRRVFETKGSESNEFKDMVVELMTTAGYFNIGDFIPSIAWLDIQGIQRGMKHLHRKFDRLLTKMMEEHTASAHERKGNPDFLDVIMANQENSTGEKLTITNIKALLLNLFTAGTDTSSSVIEWSLAEMLKNPSILKRAHEEMDQVIGRSRRLVESDLPKLPYLQAICKESFRKHPSTPLNLPRVSTQACEVNGYYIPENTRLSVNIW; encoded by the exons ATGGCCATAGATACAAGCCTCTTGCTTGAGCTTGCTGCAGCAACTCTACTCTTCTTCATCACCCGCTTCTTCATTCGTTCTCTCCTTCTCAAATCTTCCCGGAAGCTCCCTCCTGGCCCCAAAGGGTGGCCGCTCGTCGGCGCTCTTCCTCTTCTAGGTAACATGCCTCATGTTGCATTAGCAAAGATGGCCAAAAGATACGGGCCTGTCATGTTCTTGAAAATGGGCACTAACAGCATGGTGGTGGCCTCAACTCCCGGGGCGGCTCGGGCTTTCCTTAAAACGCTAGACATTAATTTCTCTAACCGCCCGCCTAATGCCGGTGCGACACTCTTGGCCTATCATGCCCAAGACATGGTTTTTGCGGATTATGGGGCAAGGTGGAAGCTACTGAGAAAGCTAAGCAACTTACACATGCTTGGTGGGAAGGCTCTTGAGGACTGGTCTCAGGTCCGAGCTGTTGAGCTAGGCCACATGCTTCGAGCCATGCTTGAGTTGAGCCAGCGAGCGGAGCCGGTGGTGGTGCCGGAGATGTTAACTTTTTCCATGGCCAACATGATAGGGCAAGTGATACTAAGCCGCCGGGTGTTTGAAACAAAAGGGTCGGAGTCAAATGAGTTCAAGGACATGGTGGTGGAGCTCATGACCACTGCTGGGTACTTCAATATTGGCGATTTTATTCCGTCCATCGCATGGCTGGACATCCAAGGGATCCAGCGCGGGATGAAGCATTTACATAGGAAGTTCGACCGGTTATTAACAAAGATGATGGAGGAGCACACGGCGTCAGCCCATGAGCGGAAGGGAAACCCAGATTTTCTGGACGTAATCATGGCAAACCAAGAAAATTCTACAGGGGAGAAGCTCACTATTACCAACATTAAAGCACTCCTCCTG AATTTATTTACTGCAGGAACAGACACTTCATCGAGCGTAATCGAGTGGTCTCTGGCTGAGATGTTGAAAAACCCGAGCATCCTCAAGCGTGCTCACGAAGAAATGGATCAAGTGATTGGAAGGAGCCGGCGGCTCGTGGAGTCTGACTTGCCAAAACTTCCATACCTACAAGCCATATGCAAGGAAAGCTTCCGGAAGCACCCATCCACCCCATTGAACCTTCCTCGTGTCTCAACCCAAGCATGTGAAGTGAACGGCTACTACATCCCAGAGAACACTAGACTTAGCGTGAACATATGGTGA